tcatggccttgatcttctttccattcaaaagaaGGTCCACATACATTAAGCTCTTTTCCTGAGACTTGGTAACTACTTGGCACTccaatgcccccaaaaatctcaatgctcccaccatatCTTGTTTTTCTCCTGGGGTTACTGCCGTGGTTTCTGTTTCTCCTCGAAGGGCTTTTAGAGCATTCAAAGCCTTTCGTTCGGGGCACTCTGCTACTTGGTGTGGTCCCATGCAAAGGAAACACGAGACCGGCAGACGGCGCTCCCCACCCCCTGTACGTCCGCCTCTCCACTCCCTAGTCATGGGAGTTCTTCTATATTTCCAAGAATTATTCATTTCCCTGTtccttcccccatttgtgggtTTGTACACCTTATTGGGCCTTGAATCATTGTTGGCAAACATTGGGTAATTTCGCTTTCCAGCTTAGGGAAGTGACAATGTAATAGGGAAAAGGGGGGAGAGAGATACTACTCTAATTGTATTTTCCAAGGGATTTATAATGAATCTTTGATTGCTTGCGTTaacgtttgtatggttattctcttgcATATGAagaatacaagtagtccttttcattatggtgttatgttgccttggattgtgatataTCTTATTGCTTTAGTATGATTCCATGTATATGAATGCCTTTGCTCATGTGATATCCTATCATTCCTAGTTTCTCATGGGAGCTGGTCAATGCATGGGCTATCTCATTAGCTGGGAAAGCTTAAACAGACTGCTGAACTGTTAAATGAGTTGGCGGCTTAGTTAAATGCGTGAAAATCTGTAGCTTTGCAAAGGAGTGCTCATTTGTTGAAATCATCTTGTGGACAGGATCCTAGCAATCATAAACATCAACAACCAAGCCATAAGTTCCACCAATTTGTGTCAGCTACTTGCACCTTCCTTTGCCATTTCGCAAGATCTAGGATTATATCCTCTGAAAATTAGAGTGCTGTCAAACCCTTACTCAGTTGTTATTCTAGGTTTACCTCTCCCTCTCCTACTACCTGACAATGACTATCTTTTGGGAATTGAGTAGCAATTAAAACTGACTTTGGTGTAGAAAATTCATGAAATTTCTTCATTGTAGGTGGGAACCCACAGCTCTGATACTGAATGATACAGAAAATAGGAACTATCAATCTCAAATGCAGATTAATACTGCAAATATGACTACAAAATTCAGTAATTTATTATATTGTTGAAAGATATTTCAGCAATGGACTACTCAACTACACTGTTGCTCGTCTAAATTCATTGTTGTCATTTCCTTCTTGTTCGTTTGCTTTTGATGTAGTAGCACATCTTTCCTCAGGCTTTCATGGAGAATATCTCCTTATATTGATGATGGGGGCGCATATATATATCCATCCCAAGTATATTTCCTCAATGTTAAGGCAAATGCAAAGGACCATTTAGTGACATATTTGATATTTCCCTACCTCTTTCCAGGTTTTTATGCAGTGTGATCATTGTAAGACTGCCTCTATATGCAGGGGTATCCTAATGGGAATTGTAAAAATACAACAGCCCCTCTTTTCCTTCACTCTCTCACACAGACATGCTTTTCTTGAATGCCTTTGCATGGATGGGTATCTTGACATTTGGGGCGGAGTTCTTGGATACTTCGGTAACGACCGTAAGTTTGATTTGTGGCATCTTAAACATGAGGATGTTAGCACCTACGGAGTGCCATGCAATCTAAGTTTGGGTAAGTGTAGTGCTGTTACATGTAATTATTTCTTGTGATTTTGATGATTAGTTTGGTGTTTGGGCCAGTGTAGGGCTGTTACATGTAGTTAATTATTGTGATTTTGATGATTAGTTTGGAGTTTTTGGACCTTCTGCTGTGTACTACAACCTGGTTAAGGCGGTCTTTCCTTGGTGCATAATTGGCTATCACTTCAGCTTTTGATCTTGCTGCTCTGATTATTAATGATGTGTATTCCAATCTGTTTACGGGTGTTTGGTTCATTCTAGATAAGCTAACATTCCTTCACCTTTGCCTTCTTTTTTATATTATTCTTCTTTAATTCCGTCGTACATGATTTGTTAACACTCTGAAAACATATGTTCTTTTGCAGAACCTTAATGGAGGCATTCTACCTGAAAGTGCCCCCCTGCTGTTGAACTTCTGTTGGGGTGATACTAGCACTCGTGCTGAGGATGGTAGGGACTTATCCCAGAATGATGAGAAGCCTTTCATAGGCATGGGTGAAGGTGGGTCAGATCTGCCTCATGACCAGAAGCTTTTTGATCTGCCTGCGCGGGATGATATGGATGCCAAGTCACTCAAAGATGAATACTTTGTTGAACAAACCAATGGTGTTAATGCTGAGGATGCCAATTACTTATTTGATGAACTATATCTGGATGTTAATGGCAATCTGCAAGAGATGGATGCAAAGTCAGTCGACAATGAATATTTTGTTGAACACAGCAATGACATTAATCTCGAGGATGTCAATTACTTGCTTGATGAGCCATACTTTGATGCTACTGGCAATCCAGGACAGATGGATCCAACATCAGTCACAGATGAGTATTTTGAGCAAAGCAGTAACATGAATCCCGTGAATGCTAATCACTTGCTTGATGAACCACACTTTGATGCTACTGACAATCCACTTAATGATGGATTTTTTCTCGAGACCAATGATCTTTCAGAACCTGTTACAGAAGTTAGTTCAGCTACTGACATGCTGTATGAGTATCTGGCATACTTTGATGAGGAGGATGGCAATAGACAGTTATTGTCTTCTGATTCTGCTAATATGACGAGAATTGAGAACTCGGTGAATGGCCAAGCATCCCTCACCCAGAAGGTAGTTAATACacatttaaagaattttttaaagtatattgaaagggcatcaaggggatgccaatcTGAAGTATAAGAAATCAACCACCTCGAAAAGTGtcgcaaaaataaaaaattacattaaAAACTCATTCGCTACAAATCCACTATGCCAACTACTAACTGCAGTAAACCACTGCTCTTTGCTGAACTGTAGCATCTagattgaatttttgaaaactcttcTATTCCTCTCTTTCCAAACACAGCAGAAAATTGCAAGAGGAATGAGAGAGTTTGTTCATGTATCATTTTCTTTTAACAGCATGTGCAGGGACAAACTGGGCAAGTATCTACAGAAAGCAAACAGCCTAGAGGACACAATAATAATGGGGCATCCTCCTCGAAGCAAACTGGAGAAGCTGAAGAATTTGACCCAGGTAAGAATTAGTATTACTACCAAAGTtaaagcatggtcttaaattttctCGATTCAAGAAAATTTTGGTCAGAAAAAGATCTTGGATTTTTCAGGAGGGTTCCAAGGGAAATGAAGATTCTATTTCTTCTTTGCAAAATCTCTGCCAAAATTTCTTATATTTCAGTCTAAATTTCTAGAATTTAAACTAAAGCCCAAAGAAAACCAGAAAAAATTTGaggtttcttttgtttttcttctaaATTATTCACAATCTCCTGTTTTAATATTTTgtaaaatttcattcataatttccataatttattattataaatttcTAATGTTTCTTTAAAAGAATTTCTATCAGAATTGAAATTTCCATAAAATGAGacacttaaaattttgattaaaatttttaGCCCTCGAGTACAAGATCAGTTTGAGAACTTTATCTTTGTTTGGACCTAAGGGGAGCTTAGGCACAATGGTAAGTTTGTCGTCGTGTGACCAGGTCACAGGTTCAAgccgtggaaacagcctcttgcgaaaatccaaggtaaggctgcgtactatagacctattgtggtccgccccttccccggcCCCCGCATATGAGGGAGCTTTGTGCGCGAGGCTGCTTTTTATCTTTGTTTGGACCTGGCACCATTTGCTTCATTAGCTTCCATATGATTGGGCATGGCACCATTAGCTTCCTGAATGTTTTCTTCCTGACTTATGTTGCATGAAATGGGACCAGAAATATGCTGTATCTTTTTTGTTTTGCAGATGTTCAATACCCATTCATCACAAAAGCCAGACGTGTGTTGGGCAGCATCCCTGCTCCTCCTGCTTATGCTTCTGAGTTACCCACAAAAGACGCAATCCTTCAGCTGAATTCTGATGCACAATCTTCCAGTTCAATTAATGTTACTGCTAGGATGATCCAAATTCAGAATATGACCATGAGTGGCGACAGGATGGATTGGTCATTTCCTAAGAATGGGAACATCAATCTTACTGTCTACTTTGGCCTTCCAAGTGAAGTCAACTCTGCCATTTTGGAGCCAATGTCAAACTTCTTACCAAGCAAGATCATGTCAACAATGTCAAGGAGCTGGTTCTACCTTGTATTCTTTTGGGGCCTCATTCTATATTTGAGTTACAAAGCTGGTACTTGCTTCTGTACCCATTGAGACTTCATACAAGCGAATGCTGGCGATGACCCAAATCATCCTATTGTAATTCCAAGGATAGAGCATGGTGGGTAATAACCTCTTATGTAGTGTGATACTTAAGCTTCGTTTTTTTCTGTTATAGTTTCTGAATTAATAGTTAATGTTTCTATATGTATATCATTTCGTTCATGTACCAACAGCAAATTGCTCTCCGTCGGTTAGTATTAAGTTGGTGTTGCAATGATTTCCATGAGGTTCATGGATAGTTCATATGCATCATGGAAGCACAATGTGGAAGCCAACCAACTTGCACAACGTTTGAGATTAGCTTCCTGAACATTACAATGTAGAAATTTGTGTGGGAAATATTATTTGAATTTTGTGAgcctttaaattttttattctagTTATTCATCAAGGCAAAAAGATCCAAAACAAAGTGGATCGGGTCAAATAATTCGTGGCGGTTTAGGCAGATTATCAGGTATGCAATCCATATTTGACTCAATTAAATTGCGTATTTATGGCGGTTTAGATCGAATTATACATGTGGATAATCCGTCATTTTCATCCCTAATATAACTTTTTTTAACGATTTGATATACAATTTATTTTATGATGAAATAATTGaagttatttttataattataatttgataattgttaaatatttaataaataatcacaatattataattttttattttttagattatgAATTTAGGGGCTTTTATTTTGATCACGAGAAAATTGAGGATTTTGGCTTGAGTTTGAATATAGGCATAGGGTAGACTCAGAGGTGCATATAATAGTTTAAGAGTTGGAAGTGTGGGATTTGTCTTTGATCAATAGAGTTTATGCTAATTGAATTATTGCCTAATAAGTATGGGCATATGGAATCTTGCTTTACTAAGATTCAGAATTTTGAGTACAAATTTGTGTTAGTTCGTAGTAGAGATAAATTTTTTATACGTTGAATTTTGTTGTATTGATACAAATTTGGTAATCTGAAGTATCTTTTGGGAACCCCcaatttgaggttagggtttttttCATGTCTAAAATTGTTcatattaattttatttgaataaatgatgaaTGCATGTGATATTGTGTGTTTGATAGCATTTTGCATCATACTATGACAACCCATGGCAGTGTAGCATCTTCTCAGTCTTTATTAAAAAATTTGCTACCATGTTTAAACTTGGATCAAATATATTCAAAGATGAAATTGCTCATATTAATTTTGTTTGAATGTATTGTGTGTCTGATAGCATGGAATTATATTGTatgatttgtattttttttatcttttatttatgtTAGAACACTAAAAGTTTGTCATGTATGCATTTGCTAAatttattttgtttccaaaattttcatAAGCATGCATTTTAATGTTTCCTAAAGTTTCATTGTAAAATTCCATCATTTACTTTAAATTTCCATCATCCCTTTAaagcaaaatcaaaattttcatcaaaatttccATAAATTGAGACCATCAAAATGTCCATCAAAATCAAATGTTAAGTCATTGACAATACCTAACCCCTTCTGCCCCTCTAGCTGAGACTTTTAGACCTTTACATCCTCAATCTTACTACATCCCTTAACATTCTTGCTACCCACAAATGAATAAACCACATTCGTACACAATCCATTCCAACAAGAAGCTGCTGCTCTACCTGGGTTCTTCCACCCTTAGCCTCTTGCATAGAAATCTCTCACACAAACCTAATAGAGTTAGTGTCAGACCCAATTAACCTGCTGCTCTTACCCCATTCTTTTCTGTAAGAGACGTCTTCCCGACCTTTATCTTTTAGAATTTGAACTTAGTTTGAACAAGAGAATGCTTACCTTCCCTCACCCTTTAGCCTCCCTTTTATAAGCTTATTTCAAAGGTTGTTTAATGCTCATGACGAGCTGAGGTACTTGACCAATTACCAAGTAGCTATTTTCTCCTTATACCTCTCATCCTTGGATCTAAGTGGTTTTTAGATCTCAAGAATgtttttccttaatatttttcaaattttgaggcCACCCTATATTGGGCTGATGCTTACATTAGGCATATGTTCATAATAGGCTTCTACGATTTTCTGTTTCTCGTAGGTCTTTACAATTTCTtgagaaaactcaagtagtgttCCGGTGACTATGTTGTTGTAcatgggagggggggggggggggggaatcatCACAGGAGTAGATGGTGTTGATTATAGGACTAGGCCTGTTCGAGCAATTGAATTGGCAAGAGGGCAAAATTGAACAAATTGTATgctaaaatatacaaatatttgcatatttatcCAAACCAGGATGCATTGCGAGCGACAGCAAGATACCCTATGTGGGGGTCTATGTGGGGGTTAAATGATTCAATCCTATTTGAGGCTGTTCCTATAATAGATGACTATGGTTTGCGCATTGCATTGGACGCACACAGCTCCTGCACGAATATTTTCACTGTGGAGTTATATGCGGAAACCATTCCTTAAATGTCCAATGTGGAAGTTGGTGTCGTCGAGGATAGGTAGACGTTGACGTCGGGTGACCAAGTGGCTGAAGTGGAAGAAGACACCCAACCAACACATTATTATGAAATGGCTGCGTGTGGTATGAATGAGCAGTACAGGAGTGCGGAGTTTGATGGGGATGATTTGATTGCTGTGGATTTGAATGAAGGTTTGGGAGATCGTTCTAGCCACCGACGTAAGAAATGCCTTTTTATCACACGGATGAATAGTTCCGTCGCGCTAAAGTTCCCGCTGATTTGTACGTCATTGCGAACATTGCGTTAGACGAGGGGATGGACATTACAAACGATGTTCATTTAGAAGACGAGGAAAACTACGAGCAGGAAACTGctgaagggttaaatgagttcaCAAATTACGAAAACGTTGTTATCCAGGATGATGTGAATTCGTACCCTCGTGAAACGAATGATGACATCTACAACGCACGGTTTATGGACGAACCTCTAATGTATGCTGAAATTAATTTAGAGGCTGCAGATGTGTCACGCCAAGAGAAGCTATTTATACAAGTAGCTCGTTGGGATGAGTTGTTCAAGCTGTGTAAGGGGATGATCTTTGGGTCCAAGGATTAGTTGATAGCTGTGGTGCGGATTTATCACGCTTGAACCCACCATGACTTCTGCGTGGTGCAGCCTAATACACAGTTATGGGTTGTTAAGTGTAAGGAGGAGTTTGTGTGCATATGGAGATTACGTGCAATGTTTCAGAAGAAACACAATTTATTCGAAATTACTCAATATGGTGATTCGCACACGTGTTTGAATCAACTGCTATcgtaggaccataaccaaattACATCGTCTCTAAATTATGGGGAGATAGTGGATATGATTAGGAGAGATACGTCTACATCAATTGCTAcgttgaaagaattcatagatcgcCGCTTCGGCTATTCTATCTTGTATAAAAAGGtgtggttgggcaaacagaaggccaTTGCTCAAGTCTTCAGCGATTGGGAGATCTCATATCAAACCTTGCCGAAGTTAATGGAAGTAATGTGCGCATACAATTCTGGTATTGTAGTAAAGTGGAGGTGGATTGCTATTCCAAAATACGAAAATTCTCCAACATcagtatttgtattttggtcgTTTGTAGCATCCATTGAGAGTTTTCGTCATTGCCCACTTGTTATATGTATAGACGGGACACACCTATATGGAAAGTATAAAGGTAAACTCCTTATTACTACGT
This region of Malania oleifera isolate guangnan ecotype guangnan chromosome 10, ASM2987363v1, whole genome shotgun sequence genomic DNA includes:
- the LOC131165449 gene encoding NAC domain-containing protein 78-like isoform X1, translated to MGRGSAASLAPGFRFHPTDEELLSYYLMRKVSGKSFRFEAVSEIDIYKSEPWDLPDKSKLKSRDLEWYFFSALDRKYGNGSRTNRATERGYWKTTGKDRPVSHGADTVGMKKTLVYYIGRAPRGERTNWVMHEYRLLDEELQRTGVPQGAFVVCKIFRKSGSGPKNGEQYGAPFVEEEWDDDKEVFIPGEDTLDEVTLPDGAYVEANDLDQNLNGGILPESAPLLLNFCWGDTSTRAEDGRDLSQNDEKPFIGMGEGGSDLPHDQKLFDLPARDDMDAKSLKDEYFVEQTNGVNAEDANYLFDELYLDVNGNLQEMDAKSVDNEYFVEHSNDINLEDVNYLLDEPYFDATGNPGQMDPTSVTDEYFEQSSNMNPVNANHLLDEPHFDATDNPLNDGFFLETNDLSEPVTEVSSATDMLYEYLAYFDEEDGNRQLLSSDSANMTRIENSVNGQASLTQKHVQGQTGQVSTESKQPRGHNNNGASSSKQTGEAEEFDPGHRFKPWKQPLAKIQDVQYPFITKARRVLGSIPAPPAYASELPTKDAILQLNSDAQSSSSINVTARMIQIQNMTMSGDRMDWSFPKNGNINLTVYFGLPSEVNSAILEPMSNFLPSKIMSTMSRSWFYLVFFWGLILYLSYKAGTCFCTH
- the LOC131165449 gene encoding NAC domain-containing protein 78-like isoform X2, yielding MGRGSAASLAPGFRFHPTDEELLSYYLMRKVSGKSFRFEAVSEIDIYKSEPWDLPDKSKLKSRDLEWYFFSALDRKYGNGSRTNRATERGYWKTTGKDRPVSHGADTVGMKKTLVYYIGRAPRGERTNWVMHEYRLLDEELQRTGVPQGAFVVCKIFRKSGSGPKNGEQYGAPFVEEEWDDDKEVFIPGEDTLDEVTLPDGAYVEANDLDQNLNGGILPESAPLLLNFCWGDTSTRAEDGRDLSQNDEKPFIGMGEGGSDLPHDQKLFDLPARDDMDAKSLKDEYFVEQTNGVNAEDANYLFDELYLDVNGNLQEMDAKSVDNEYFVEHSNDINLEDVNYLLDEPYFDATGNPGQMDPTSVTDEYFEQSSNMNPVNANHLLDEPHFDATDNPLNDGFFLETNDLSEPVTEVSSATDMLYEYLAYFDEEDGNRQLLSSDSANMTRIENSVNGQASLTQKHVQGQTGQVSTESKQPRGHNNNGASSSKQTGEAEEFDPDVQYPFITKARRVLGSIPAPPAYASELPTKDAILQLNSDAQSSSSINVTARMIQIQNMTMSGDRMDWSFPKNGNINLTVYFGLPSEVNSAILEPMSNFLPSKIMSTMSRSWFYLVFFWGLILYLSYKAGTCFCTH